From Acidobacteriota bacterium, the proteins below share one genomic window:
- a CDS encoding S9 family peptidase gives MFGIQRAARRTAVAVALLLALAVLSAVAVAGDDPAAGGKPLSTVLDKKFEALDHRLDQLEKAIDDILWFQRVGDVAFVDKIFITGPPPAVVKNPTATGAKNPVKFWSYVFVPRALDRSRKHPLIVLPHGGVHANFTTYHTHIVREMVSQGYVVVAPEYRGSTGYGEAFYKRIDYGGLENEDVHAARNHVVENYGFVDPARVGIVGWSHGGMIALMTVFEHPKDYQVAFAGVPVSDLITRMGYYDDEYRGLFSAEYHLGKTPQENVEEYRKRSPAWNAARLATPLLIHTNTNDDDVFVLEVEQLIRALKAESRAFEYEIYKDVPGGHSFDRIDTRKAREIRVKIYRFLARYLSPPAPVTTLEDMDRAGYR, from the coding sequence ATGTTTGGCATCCAACGCGCCGCTCGCCGCACCGCCGTGGCGGTGGCCCTCCTGCTGGCCCTGGCCGTCCTTTCCGCCGTTGCGGTCGCCGGGGACGACCCCGCTGCCGGGGGCAAACCGCTCTCCACGGTCCTCGACAAGAAGTTCGAGGCCCTCGACCACCGCCTGGACCAACTGGAGAAGGCCATCGACGACATTCTCTGGTTCCAGCGGGTCGGCGACGTCGCCTTCGTGGACAAGATCTTCATCACGGGCCCCCCTCCCGCCGTCGTCAAGAACCCCACGGCCACGGGCGCGAAGAACCCGGTCAAGTTCTGGTCCTACGTCTTCGTCCCCCGCGCGCTCGACCGATCGAGAAAACACCCGCTGATCGTGCTCCCCCACGGCGGGGTCCACGCCAATTTCACCACCTACCACACGCACATCGTCCGCGAGATGGTGTCCCAGGGTTACGTGGTGGTCGCTCCCGAGTACCGGGGCAGCACGGGTTACGGCGAGGCGTTCTACAAGCGCATCGACTACGGGGGACTGGAGAACGAGGACGTCCATGCCGCGCGGAACCACGTGGTGGAGAACTACGGCTTCGTGGACCCCGCCCGGGTCGGGATCGTCGGGTGGAGCCACGGCGGGATGATCGCCCTGATGACGGTCTTCGAGCACCCGAAGGACTACCAGGTCGCCTTCGCCGGGGTTCCCGTGAGCGACCTGATCACCCGGATGGGTTACTACGACGACGAGTACCGGGGGCTCTTCTCCGCGGAGTACCACCTGGGGAAGACGCCCCAGGAAAACGTGGAGGAGTACCGGAAGCGCTCCCCGGCCTGGAACGCCGCCCGGCTCGCCACCCCGCTCCTGATCCACACCAACACCAACGACGACGACGTGTTCGTCCTGGAGGTCGAGCAACTCATCCGGGCGCTCAAGGCCGAGTCCAGGGCGTTCGAGTACGAGATCTACAAGGACGTGCCGGGCGGGCACAGCTTCGACCGGATCGACACCCGGAAGGCCCGGGAGATCCGGGTGAAGATCTACCGGTTCCTGGCCCGGTACCTCTCCCCGCCGGCCCCGGTGACGACGCTGGAGGACATGGATCGGGCCGGCTATCGCTGA
- a CDS encoding histidine phosphatase family protein: MKTVFLLRHAKSSWDDPSLDDHDRPLAGRGLKDAPRMGNAFRKREISPDRLLCSTALRARQTADLFREGARIWDLPVFDGRLYGASVSDVLEIVQGFPDDTKRVLLVGHNPTFEDVIQVLTRTVHPMPTAALACIDFEVERWKQALPGTGRLRWLLTPKKVDA, translated from the coding sequence ATGAAGACGGTTTTTCTGCTTCGGCACGCGAAATCGAGCTGGGACGACCCGTCCCTCGACGACCACGACCGCCCCCTGGCCGGCCGCGGCCTCAAGGATGCCCCCAGGATGGGGAACGCCTTTCGGAAGCGCGAGATATCACCGGACCGCCTGCTCTGCTCCACGGCGCTGCGGGCCCGCCAGACCGCGGACCTCTTCCGCGAGGGGGCCCGGATCTGGGACCTCCCCGTTTTCGACGGGAGGCTCTACGGAGCTTCCGTCTCCGACGTCCTGGAAATCGTGCAGGGTTTTCCCGACGACACGAAGCGGGTCCTGCTCGTCGGGCACAACCCCACTTTCGAGGACGTGATTCAAGTCCTGACCCGCACGGTTCACCCCATGCCCACCGCCGCCCTGGCCTGCATCGATTTCGAGGTCGAGCGGTGGAAACAGGCCCTTCCCGGCACCGGCCGCCTGCGGTGGCTCCTCACTCCGAAAAAGGTGGACGCCTGA
- a CDS encoding response regulator, which translates to MSAKILVVEDNPQNRLLVADLLRWHGYEVLEARDGEEGIRLAREHLPNLILMDIQMPLLSGLEAARTLRSDPLTAHIKIVAVTSMAMKGDREKIVEVGLDDYIPKPVDTRRLPVLIREVLER; encoded by the coding sequence ATGAGCGCCAAGATCCTCGTCGTGGAAGACAACCCCCAGAACCGGCTCCTGGTGGCCGATCTCCTGCGCTGGCACGGTTACGAGGTGCTGGAAGCCCGGGACGGCGAAGAGGGCATCCGCCTGGCGCGGGAGCACCTGCCCAACCTGATCCTGATGGACATCCAGATGCCCCTGCTCAGCGGCCTGGAAGCCGCCCGGACGCTGCGGTCCGACCCCCTCACGGCCCACATCAAGATCGTGGCCGTGACGTCCATGGCCATGAAAGGGGACCGGGAGAAGATCGTGGAGGTCGGGCTGGACGACTACATCCCCAAGCCCGTGGACACCCGGCGCCTCCCCGTCCTGATCCGGGAAGTCCTGGAGCGCTGA